One genomic region from Terasakiella sp. SH-1 encodes:
- a CDS encoding SpvB/TcaC N-terminal domain-containing protein — MRGFEKPIQEQKIDFPQGGGAIKSIGETFEPNGFSGTGNFAIPIAVTPARGLEPQLSLSYNSGVGNGPFGLGFSLNLSKFSIRTEKGLPRYDGVSDVFLFDSEELVSKKSTKRREGDYTVTEYLPRVVSELSSIRHYVSNDNSYWKVTSADNTCMIFGKTHEAQISDCANPSRIFEWLIESVEDSNGNKILYSYAQENDQGIEGKSWEKNRAETNKYIRSIKYGNFLDDNDKEEFAFEVLFNYGQHQLPDQNPECNPYDTTDNWLYRADAFSSYKSTFEVRTRRLCRNILMFHHFKKELGDPCLVKALSFEYEQTKHSKLSIIKSVTATGYTRHGKKHGDSYTALSLPKTDFSYSKFAPPKEPRFNQLLEDQSGIPGYLDASGFQPIDLNCEGIAGLLYQTENGLKYLEAEGDGKYSPPTDVIQFPIDQNFEGAQASLVDLEGRGQLELVVNDGNRTGYYAKRPTGKVTGQPQWSSFVPFETYPTDYADPAMEMVGLANNGMTDLVMFSESENLRYPSRGRKGFEKRLTSQRSTDFPLIKKGDLQEYVGFANILGDGLSHRVKITRNTVEVWPNLGYGQFGEAISLGDTPDFGDDFDASRLQLADTDGSGVVDLIYITPTHVNLYVNQNGNGFSEAISIKLPDHYSNIDRISFADILGNGTSCLVLTTISPKPIHWFYNFVGINTREESCIKPYLLNEIDNNMGGLTQIEYCSSTKFYLEDKKAHRPWMMPLPFPVQVVERVTTIDQITEMKFSTRHAYHEGYYDYVEREFRGFGFVESWDTETYEELQAQDEASSPNQSLRHYLPPVHTKTWHHTGAAPHDVDFMGQYKSQFYQGDKQAYDMPAPVLDADICTTNIETIRQAHAALKGSIIRSEVYMDDAKQNPELAKHPLRVEHSNGKVCLVQEKQEGAPFAIFRLEATESISYHYERNPNDPRVEQQFTLSTDDFGNVLKSCHVSLPRRDDPAQHIYAEQQKTVAVLEENKYVSPVASDAHKSLYYYVKSEQRQFEILGLKQKNYFTYDEIKKAVASLDLNDPNEILTHDQPFVQNKKEVKSRLLEWYRSYFWNPEQSKALPLGQLTEKGLQHHLEAAVFTQDYIDDLLLKRLRKDDLKDKAGYIFDAENGFWWNKGLVQHYRPHNDKNGFFLPFITANVFFDKSSPLYVESTTTYDDYGLCPIAAEQYIDEKHSLKTSVKWDYRVGQPYVMVDANANVSEALFDELGQAYVTSRWGNETDINGKVAETGAMRLYDHGNNKAEYRPQPKPTFDDVLKNPGTYLQGAASYFFYDFAYDKATRQPVATIHLQAKNHWKPTKPKLDHTADCLTTLTYSDGHGQALEVKQKYGPRECFIRDENGKPVQRMVKEAWAVNGRTVYNNKGNPVERYQPYFTNTPTYEDQRDVPVPPPSRTTYDPLGRAIRTNTPKGFFSKVEFTPWLERHYDENDTVLDSKYFIENYASLKGDEKDAIDKAIASHNTPSTQIYDSKGAVFLGIVNNLGNVRPKLFKGLGDKKAIFTTLKDKGYLREKKKSIGGKERTFNWLTDKFRPYTEGFKLEGITEDHHDEIVERLRQNCLTSRQDTDIQGRNILAVDARLYYKNIKNGNTNLFNFKYRYPMNSGKENEDGETSHSPILTDSVDEGTVRHLDNAFGQQLWSWTTREYCQLLSYDRLQRKSKLKIKKMEGTRGPVASYDDFNLVEVFSYGEQKGLSEQELQDRNLNGALYELKDLSGIITNDLCSLNGENIKASRQMASAYKEPADWRKDVALDDEVHTTITTYNALGHPLNQTSPDGSKTNNRYNFTGALIGIDVDFKDEPCQSIIKNIDYNAQGLRSMVRYGNGVEVRYVYEDTTLHLLSMKSDNTNAGASDTPVQDIVYTYDPVGNITRLRDHTHETVFYKNQKVEPLSDYHYDPLNRLIRATGRKHPKLGEHSYENGFKQAVFSQLPHTNDNKALETYTEAYAYDEAGNLLEQRHTASKGWTRKMDVAVNSNRLEKYNYDAHGNLRQIERGSTLKLDYNCCNNLVSATVIERDNAVNDAEYYVYDSDELRTRKVNEKMMVAAVSIEEKIYLGNFEIKRRKKRDAVGETATTLERHTLRVMDGDKCVAIIHRWVKDDKKVETSDLTKRKLRFQMDNHLNSVSLELDEKAQLISYEEYLPYGGTAIIAGKNEKEVKLKDYRYSAKECDNATGLYYYGRRYYAPWQGRWLNPDPAGTVDGLNVFAFVKGNPVGSVDYMGLMENNAFVCFECGYASFDNLGNTINTRNITYLMGLGTIEAFDNTTNSGLISTLAQLVEGIDKKGGGDVLFIDGSHGSKGGLGETSIDATKSFLTQSGCKKAHPRDVTKRDLIKEGYDFAEGDKILIHDLTTEFPSVNIEHLNIADNFKEYADAEFKSPNPKTLTKDQLSEILATGKYNGTNYNYIVLATCFSFDRFNQAVKHSYTEEIKKDVKIKRSEKRERINKIKQHYSLFIQNKRAAIQFTGGAKAHKFSEDRHNKDPASKAVFANKKNGSQFHHGTQFKLTQL, encoded by the coding sequence ATGCGAGGGTTTGAAAAGCCGATACAAGAACAGAAAATTGACTTTCCGCAAGGTGGCGGAGCCATTAAATCTATTGGCGAAACGTTTGAACCCAACGGGTTTTCCGGTACAGGCAATTTTGCGATCCCCATTGCGGTGACACCGGCCAGAGGACTGGAGCCCCAACTTTCTCTCAGTTACAACTCCGGTGTGGGCAACGGTCCTTTTGGATTAGGATTTTCCCTGAACCTCTCCAAGTTCTCAATCCGAACAGAGAAAGGCCTGCCACGTTACGACGGCGTTTCAGATGTATTTCTTTTTGATTCAGAAGAACTGGTCTCTAAAAAATCAACAAAAAGGCGTGAGGGCGACTATACGGTTACAGAATATTTACCCCGCGTCGTTAGTGAGCTTTCCAGCATTCGGCACTATGTCTCAAACGACAACTCCTACTGGAAGGTTACCAGCGCCGACAATACCTGCATGATTTTCGGCAAGACACATGAAGCACAAATCAGTGATTGCGCCAATCCTTCCCGAATATTTGAATGGTTGATTGAAAGTGTAGAGGATTCCAACGGCAACAAAATTCTCTATTCCTATGCTCAGGAAAATGATCAGGGCATAGAAGGCAAATCATGGGAAAAAAACCGGGCTGAGACGAATAAATACATCCGATCCATCAAGTACGGCAATTTTCTGGATGACAACGACAAGGAGGAATTTGCCTTTGAAGTTCTATTCAACTATGGCCAGCACCAACTTCCAGACCAAAACCCAGAATGCAATCCGTACGATACAACAGATAACTGGCTTTACAGAGCGGATGCATTCTCTTCCTATAAAAGTACCTTTGAGGTTCGCACCCGACGGCTTTGTCGCAATATTTTAATGTTCCACCATTTCAAGAAAGAACTCGGCGATCCTTGCCTTGTGAAAGCTCTTTCATTTGAATATGAACAAACCAAACATAGCAAGTTATCCATCATCAAGTCCGTTACCGCGACAGGCTATACACGTCATGGTAAGAAACACGGGGATAGCTATACAGCTTTATCCTTGCCCAAGACGGATTTTAGCTATTCGAAATTCGCCCCTCCAAAAGAGCCTCGTTTCAACCAACTTCTTGAAGACCAAAGCGGCATTCCGGGATATCTGGATGCATCAGGTTTTCAGCCAATTGATTTAAATTGCGAAGGCATCGCAGGCCTATTGTACCAAACCGAAAATGGCCTGAAATATCTTGAGGCCGAAGGCGACGGGAAATACAGCCCTCCCACGGATGTTATACAGTTTCCCATAGATCAAAACTTTGAAGGTGCTCAGGCTTCCTTGGTAGACCTGGAAGGCCGGGGGCAGCTGGAACTGGTCGTCAATGACGGCAATCGAACGGGCTATTACGCCAAACGCCCCACAGGCAAGGTAACAGGCCAGCCACAATGGTCCAGCTTTGTCCCGTTTGAGACTTATCCGACAGATTACGCAGACCCCGCAATGGAAATGGTCGGGCTTGCCAATAACGGCATGACAGACCTTGTGATGTTTAGCGAGAGCGAAAACCTGCGATATCCGTCACGAGGTCGAAAGGGTTTTGAAAAGCGCCTTACAAGTCAGCGCAGCACGGACTTCCCATTGATCAAAAAAGGTGATCTGCAAGAATACGTTGGTTTCGCTAATATTTTAGGCGACGGTTTATCCCACCGGGTCAAAATCACCCGCAATACTGTCGAGGTCTGGCCCAATCTGGGGTATGGACAATTTGGCGAAGCTATCAGCCTTGGTGACACACCAGATTTTGGTGACGATTTCGATGCTTCCAGACTGCAACTGGCAGATACAGATGGTTCAGGTGTTGTTGACCTGATCTATATCACGCCAACCCATGTCAATTTATACGTAAATCAAAATGGCAACGGCTTTTCAGAAGCAATCTCAATCAAGCTGCCGGATCATTACTCAAATATCGACCGGATCAGTTTTGCCGATATCCTTGGCAATGGCACGAGTTGTCTGGTTTTAACCACCATTTCCCCCAAGCCCATCCACTGGTTTTATAATTTCGTCGGGATCAATACCCGGGAAGAGAGCTGTATCAAGCCCTATCTGCTCAATGAGATTGACAACAACATGGGTGGGCTGACCCAGATTGAGTATTGCAGTTCAACCAAATTTTATCTGGAAGACAAGAAAGCGCACAGACCATGGATGATGCCCCTTCCCTTCCCGGTGCAAGTTGTCGAGCGTGTTACCACCATCGACCAGATTACGGAGATGAAATTTTCCACCCGTCATGCCTATCATGAAGGCTATTACGATTATGTTGAAAGGGAGTTCCGGGGGTTTGGCTTTGTTGAAAGCTGGGATACGGAAACTTATGAAGAACTTCAGGCTCAAGACGAAGCCAGTTCCCCAAATCAGTCCCTACGCCATTACCTGCCGCCTGTTCATACAAAGACCTGGCATCATACAGGTGCAGCGCCGCATGACGTAGATTTTATGGGGCAATACAAAAGCCAGTTCTATCAAGGCGACAAGCAAGCCTATGATATGCCTGCCCCTGTTCTTGACGCAGATATTTGCACAACGAATATAGAAACCATCCGCCAAGCCCATGCCGCGTTAAAAGGATCCATCATCCGCAGCGAAGTCTATATGGATGATGCAAAACAAAACCCCGAATTGGCAAAACACCCTCTCAGGGTTGAACATTCCAACGGTAAGGTCTGCCTTGTTCAGGAAAAGCAAGAAGGCGCACCTTTCGCCATCTTCCGTCTGGAGGCCACCGAAAGCATCAGCTACCACTACGAACGCAATCCGAACGATCCGAGAGTTGAGCAACAGTTCACCCTGAGCACAGACGATTTCGGCAACGTGCTTAAATCCTGCCATGTCTCTTTGCCGCGCCGTGATGATCCTGCACAACACATCTACGCCGAACAGCAAAAAACAGTCGCTGTTCTGGAAGAGAATAAATATGTCAGCCCTGTCGCGAGCGATGCGCACAAGTCGCTTTATTACTATGTAAAATCAGAACAGCGCCAGTTTGAGATTCTAGGCCTTAAGCAGAAGAATTATTTCACATATGACGAGATCAAAAAGGCTGTAGCCTCCCTTGATCTAAACGACCCAAATGAAATCCTGACCCATGACCAGCCCTTCGTCCAAAATAAAAAGGAAGTAAAGTCCCGCTTGCTGGAATGGTATCGCAGCTATTTCTGGAATCCTGAACAAAGCAAAGCCTTGCCGCTGGGGCAACTTACCGAGAAAGGCTTGCAGCACCACCTTGAAGCAGCAGTCTTTACGCAAGACTACATCGACGACCTGCTTCTTAAGCGCCTGAGAAAAGACGACCTCAAGGACAAGGCTGGCTATATTTTTGACGCTGAAAACGGTTTCTGGTGGAACAAGGGGCTGGTACAGCATTACCGCCCGCACAATGACAAAAACGGCTTCTTCCTGCCCTTCATAACCGCCAACGTTTTCTTTGACAAAAGCTCACCTCTTTATGTGGAGTCTACCACTACATATGATGACTACGGCCTCTGCCCGATTGCAGCCGAACAATATATTGATGAAAAACATAGTCTAAAAACCAGCGTCAAATGGGATTATAGGGTGGGGCAGCCCTATGTCATGGTCGATGCCAACGCCAATGTTTCCGAAGCCCTGTTCGACGAATTGGGCCAGGCCTATGTCACCAGCCGCTGGGGTAATGAAACCGACATCAATGGCAAGGTCGCAGAGACCGGAGCCATGCGCCTGTATGATCATGGTAATAACAAAGCAGAATATCGTCCCCAACCCAAACCGACCTTTGACGATGTTCTGAAAAATCCCGGCACCTACCTTCAGGGCGCGGCGAGTTATTTCTTCTATGATTTTGCTTACGACAAGGCTACCCGCCAACCCGTCGCCACCATTCACCTGCAAGCCAAGAACCACTGGAAGCCGACAAAACCGAAACTGGATCATACAGCCGATTGCCTGACGACCCTGACCTATAGCGACGGGCACGGACAGGCCTTGGAGGTTAAACAGAAATACGGTCCGCGCGAATGTTTTATCCGTGATGAGAACGGCAAGCCCGTCCAGCGCATGGTCAAGGAAGCCTGGGCGGTCAACGGACGCACGGTCTATAACAACAAGGGCAACCCTGTTGAACGATATCAGCCCTATTTCACCAACACCCCGACTTATGAAGATCAACGCGACGTGCCTGTTCCCCCGCCAAGCCGGACCACCTACGATCCCTTAGGTCGGGCGATCCGCACAAATACGCCCAAGGGCTTTTTCTCAAAAGTCGAATTCACCCCTTGGCTTGAGCGTCATTATGACGAAAACGACACAGTGCTGGATTCAAAATACTTTATTGAGAATTATGCCAGCCTTAAAGGCGATGAGAAGGACGCAATTGATAAAGCGATTGCCAGTCACAACACGCCCTCGACGCAAATCTATGACAGCAAGGGAGCCGTTTTCCTAGGCATCGTCAATAATCTTGGTAATGTTCGTCCCAAGTTATTTAAAGGCTTAGGTGATAAAAAGGCCATTTTCACCACACTCAAGGATAAGGGCTATCTGCGCGAAAAAAAGAAATCCATCGGAGGGAAAGAACGCACCTTCAATTGGTTAACCGATAAATTCCGCCCCTATACAGAAGGCTTCAAGCTGGAAGGAATTACCGAAGACCACCATGATGAAATTGTGGAGCGCTTGCGCCAGAACTGCCTGACTTCACGACAGGATACCGACATTCAGGGGCGCAACATCCTAGCCGTAGATGCCCGGCTCTATTACAAAAACATCAAAAACGGCAATACCAACCTTTTTAACTTTAAATACCGCTACCCGATGAACTCAGGCAAGGAAAACGAAGATGGTGAAACCAGTCACAGTCCGATCCTGACAGACAGTGTCGATGAAGGTACTGTGCGCCATCTCGATAACGCTTTTGGCCAGCAACTCTGGTCATGGACGACGCGGGAATATTGCCAGTTGCTGTCTTATGATCGCCTGCAACGAAAATCAAAACTGAAAATCAAGAAGATGGAAGGGACACGCGGGCCTGTGGCGTCCTATGATGATTTTAATCTGGTTGAGGTCTTCAGTTATGGGGAGCAAAAGGGTCTGAGTGAACAAGAGCTTCAGGACCGCAACCTCAATGGCGCGCTTTATGAGCTTAAAGACCTGTCCGGCATCATCACCAATGACCTGTGCAGCCTGAACGGGGAGAACATCAAGGCGTCGCGCCAGATGGCTAGTGCCTATAAGGAACCTGCCGACTGGCGCAAGGATGTTGCTCTTGATGATGAAGTCCACACCACCATCACCACCTATAACGCGCTGGGACATCCCCTAAACCAGACAAGCCCGGATGGCTCCAAAACCAACAACCGCTATAACTTTACAGGGGCGTTAATCGGTATTGATGTGGATTTCAAGGATGAACCCTGCCAATCCATCATTAAAAACATCGACTATAACGCTCAGGGTCTGCGCTCAATGGTGCGTTATGGTAATGGGGTTGAAGTGCGCTACGTTTACGAAGACACCACGCTGCACCTCCTGTCCATGAAAAGTGACAACACTAATGCGGGCGCATCGGATACCCCAGTGCAGGATATTGTCTACACCTATGACCCGGTGGGCAACATTACCCGACTTCGTGACCATACCCATGAGACGGTCTTTTACAAAAACCAGAAAGTGGAGCCGTTAAGCGATTACCATTACGACCCGCTCAACCGTCTGATTCGTGCCACCGGGCGCAAACATCCCAAGCTGGGGGAACACAGTTATGAAAACGGCTTCAAACAGGCCGTCTTCAGCCAACTGCCCCATACAAACGACAACAAGGCGCTGGAAACCTACACAGAGGCCTATGCCTATGACGAGGCCGGAAACCTGCTGGAACAACGCCACACAGCAAGCAAGGGCTGGACACGCAAGATGGATGTTGCGGTCAATTCCAACCGTCTGGAAAAATATAACTATGACGCCCACGGCAATCTGCGTCAGATTGAACGTGGCAGCACCCTGAAACTGGATTACAACTGCTGCAACAATCTGGTCAGCGCCACGGTAATTGAACGCGACAACGCCGTAAATGATGCGGAATATTACGTTTATGACAGTGACGAGCTGCGCACCCGCAAGGTCAATGAGAAAATGATGGTCGCGGCTGTTTCCATTGAAGAAAAAATCTATCTCGGCAATTTTGAAATCAAACGCAGGAAGAAACGGGACGCTGTTGGGGAGACAGCCACAACACTGGAGCGCCACACCCTGCGCGTCATGGATGGCGATAAATGCGTTGCCATTATTCACCGCTGGGTCAAGGATGACAAGAAGGTCGAGACGTCGGACCTGACAAAACGCAAGCTGCGTTTCCAGATGGATAATCACCTCAATTCAGTATCATTGGAACTGGATGAAAAAGCGCAACTGATTTCCTACGAAGAATACCTGCCCTATGGCGGTACGGCGATCATTGCGGGCAAGAATGAGAAAGAGGTCAAGCTCAAGGATTACCGATACTCCGCCAAGGAATGCGACAATGCCACCGGGCTTTATTACTATGGGCGGAGATATTATGCACCGTGGCAAGGGCGCTGGCTAAATCCGGACCCGGCGGGGACTGTGGATGGGTTGAATGTGTTTGCCTTTGTGAAGGGGAATCCGGTGGGGTCTGTGGATTATATGGGGTTGATGGAAAATAATGCCTTTGTCTGTTTTGAATGTGGATATGCAAGTTTTGACAACCTTGGGAATACCATCAACACTCGTAACATTACTTATCTCATGGGGCTTGGTACTATCGAAGCATTTGATAACACCACTAATTCAGGACTCATAAGTACATTGGCACAATTAGTTGAAGGAATAGACAAAAAAGGAGGGGGGGATGTTCTTTTTATCGATGGCTCACATGGATCAAAAGGTGGATTAGGAGAGACATCCATTGATGCAACAAAATCCTTTCTAACCCAATCTGGGTGTAAAAAAGCTCATCCCCGAGACGTAACAAAACGTGATTTAATTAAAGAAGGTTATGATTTTGCCGAGGGTGACAAGATCTTAATTCATGATTTAACCACAGAATTTCCTAGCGTTAACATAGAACATTTAAATATAGCTGATAATTTTAAAGAGTATGCAGATGCAGAGTTTAAATCACCTAACCCTAAAACTTTAACAAAGGATCAGTTGTCGGAAATCCTTGCAACAGGGAAGTACAATGGGACTAATTATAATTACATAGTATTAGCTACATGCTTTAGCTTTGATCGTTTTAATCAAGCAGTGAAACATAGCTACACTGAAGAAATTAAAAAAGATGTAAAGATAAAACGTTCTGAAAAAAGAGAAAGAATAAACAAAATAAAACAGCATTACAGCTTGTTTATACAGAATAAACGCGCAGCTATACAATTCACAGGAGGCGCAAAAGCACACAAATTTTCAGAAGATCGTCACAATAAAGATCCTGCCAGTAAGGCCGTTTTCGCAAATAAAAAAAATGGATCCCAGTTTCATCATGGCACACAATTTAAGTTAACTCAGCTCTGA
- a CDS encoding transposase: MTVWVEIWAYCLMPNHTHVIAVPKYVDGLAKVMEQVQTATAPLAPKNSSKDWKN; this comes from the coding sequence ATGACGGTTTGGGTTGAAATCTGGGCCTACTGCCTGATGCCCAATCACACCCATGTTATCGCCGTTCCCAAATACGTTGACGGTCTCGCCAAGGTCATGGAACAGGTCCAGACAGCAACCGCCCCCTTGGCTCCGAAGAATTCGTCAAAAGATTGGAAGAACTGA
- a CDS encoding helix-turn-helix domain-containing protein has protein sequence MPLDKLNNTLLPGQRGSNIPHPVDVHVGQRVKLRRTLAGMTQGQLGETIGLTFQQIQKYERGANRISASKIWDLSNRMDVPVSYFFDEMSPSILEAHPGWSGFEASDDASEETLTLHRRQTLELVRTFDAIHDPVIRKRIIDVSRAIATSETVRLSLSASVRRFVHSLAGE, from the coding sequence ATGCCTTTAGATAAATTAAACAACACACTTTTGCCGGGCCAAAGAGGGAGTAATATCCCGCACCCTGTGGATGTACATGTAGGTCAGCGTGTCAAATTACGCCGTACCTTGGCTGGCATGACACAAGGCCAACTTGGTGAAACTATTGGCTTAACTTTTCAACAAATTCAAAAATATGAGCGTGGGGCCAACCGGATAAGTGCATCGAAGATTTGGGACTTAAGTAATCGTATGGATGTGCCTGTTTCTTACTTCTTCGATGAAATGTCACCATCAATTTTAGAAGCTCATCCCGGTTGGAGTGGGTTTGAAGCGTCAGATGATGCGAGCGAAGAAACGCTCACCCTACATCGTCGTCAAACCCTTGAGTTAGTTCGTACATTTGATGCCATTCACGACCCTGTTATTCGTAAGCGAATTATTGATGTTAGCCGTGCCATCGCAACAAGCGAAACGGTTAGGCTTTCTCTTTCTGCGTCAGTTCGACGCTTTGTGCATTCACTGGCAGGTGAGTGA
- a CDS encoding sel1 repeat family protein, with protein MKELEQIPSSQKSADIYMEMAGIYLILEGTQDKIIEAYINASNAGDSRATYNLAVLSGYGKNVGKQLPSYEVLFEKAAQQGSLSAAFTIKARDILKTPHMPPSYEAAAIQLEGVSKDNIEAAFALCSHGKEAISKIFAVGNMNYCEGPINAGYAPAQYFMGRMYEQNPAEFHPETWSKNGLEQNLDKAKEFYERAASQSYSPAIKRLELLSKQVPLTIIKAKDKYAYLPDINPDWFD; from the coding sequence TTGAAAGAACTTGAACAAATCCCTTCTTCTCAAAAATCAGCTGACATCTATATGGAAATGGCTGGTATTTACTTAATCTTGGAAGGTACTCAGGATAAAATCATTGAGGCTTATATCAATGCTTCCAACGCAGGAGACAGCAGAGCCACCTATAATTTAGCCGTTTTATCTGGATATGGAAAAAATGTAGGAAAACAGCTTCCTTCCTATGAAGTCCTCTTTGAGAAAGCCGCTCAACAAGGAAGCTTAAGCGCTGCTTTTACAATTAAGGCCCGTGATATATTAAAAACACCTCACATGCCGCCAAGTTATGAAGCTGCAGCTATACAGTTGGAAGGAGTAAGCAAAGATAATATAGAAGCAGCATTCGCCCTATGCTCTCACGGTAAAGAAGCCATTAGCAAAATATTTGCTGTAGGAAATATGAACTATTGCGAAGGGCCAATAAATGCGGGCTATGCGCCTGCACAATATTTTATGGGCCGTATGTATGAACAAAACCCAGCAGAATTTCACCCCGAAACATGGTCTAAAAACGGTTTAGAGCAAAACCTAGATAAGGCAAAAGAGTTTTATGAAAGGGCTGCAAGTCAATCTTACAGCCCGGCGATAAAACGCTTGGAATTGCTAAGCAAACAAGTTCCACTCACAATCATTAAAGCAAAAGACAAATATGCTTATCTTCCAGATATCAACCCAGATTGGTTTGACTAG